In Carettochelys insculpta isolate YL-2023 chromosome 3, ASM3395843v1, whole genome shotgun sequence, the genomic stretch tatgttgctgttttcatTTTGTCTGACAACgggtttttttaagaaaattttcacaggcattctgcacaaaaatcaaaacaaagagcagccaagtagcactttaaagactagcaaaatagtttattaggtgagctttttgctattttgctagtctttaaagtgctacttgactgctttttgttttgatagtgtacagactagcccggctccctctctgttactgcacaaaaatattattgtttgctgTTCCCTGGtctccaaaagtttaagaaaacaCTGACCTAGACCCTCCTGGAGATAAGTTCATGTAATGTCCATGtcctcttaaatacctccagtgatggcgaTTCCACGGCCCtagggcaatttattccagttcttaaccaCCCCGACAGGTAGGAACTCTTTCCTTATGCCCAACCTACAGCCTGCCGCCCTGCAATTTAATCCCCGTTTGATCCAAGATCAATAATCCCCACTCATTTTTAAAGCCTCTGAAAAGATCCCCTTTTACTGCAGTTCAGTGAGATGTTTTCTCCCCTGAAGcagacacctcttccccccccccccccgatggccTTTTGCAGAACAATCATTTCGCTTTAAATAACTGAAGCCTCCCGATTTAACAAGCGGCCCTGCGTGGCACAGCCCAGCGGGAAACAAGGAGCAATGCCCCCCACAGCAaacctggctgccaggggtggcTGAGCGAGTGTACGCCTGCCGGTGTTTGCCAGGCGTGGGGAATACACGGGTGGGGGCTGTCTGAGCAGCTGGTTCTGTTCTTCTATGGGCACATATCtcaactcccccccccaccccaggtaagCGATCGCTGCTGGAGAGACGCTTTTATGCTGGAAGCGAGCGAGTTCCCTGGCCCCCTCCCGGTCGGGGTCCCCTCCTCgcggctgcagccagccagggccgGTTGTCATTCTCCCGGCTGCTGCGGAGGTGCGGGCTCCGCCTTCCCTTGCGAGGGGCCCGAGCTGGGCAGAGCCGGGGCAGGGACCCAAGACAAGTGTCCCGGGGTTGGCCCGCGAATAGCCGCTTCCTGGCAGCGCAGGCCGGCGACTGCTGCCCTGGACTTGCGCGCCCGCCGGCGAGCAGGATCGGGCCCTCCATCCGCCCCGCCCCCGCAAATGGGCCTTCTAAAGGCCGCGCGTCCAGACCAGGGCCCTGGTTTCTTGATCCTCCCCCCGGGGAGTCCTGCGCGGTCCTGGGGGCCAAGCCACCTTCCCCGCGCTGCTTTGCGTTTGCAGGGCCTCCCGGTCCCTGCAGGGCTTCTCAGTCACCCGGCGCATTGGGGGGAATTATACCAAACAAAAGGTCTGATCAAATGCTTTAATGAGCTAATTTTCCTAAATGCTGGGCAGGCCCtcgaattattattatttattattattattattattattattattaaaaatctGCACACCCATTCTTATTTAAAATCTGCAACCCTATTTCCTTTTTCATCACTCCGCTGGATTTGCTTTACCTTTCCAAACAGGTCAGCCAGCCAAAGTAGCCGGTTTGAGAGGATGACCCCGGTAGTGTACACAGCTCAGATGAAATGTCTGTGCCGCAGCTAGTTGGAATAATGGGAAATACACCAGCTGCACACGCGCTGGTCAGGGTGAATTTTGTCTCTCGGAGAGCAGGTAAGAGGGGTGGGAACTGTGTCTCCGAGTTcgtgtgtgtgtctgcacagaTACATCCTACGTGATGCAGCTGCAGTTTCTTCAGACAATCAACGCCTGGCATGCGATGCAGCAAGTTCTACTTCTGCACTATAATGGGGCGATGATGTTTTTATGTTCTCAGTTCTGTGGTGTCCAAAAATCTCATCCTCTGCCTTGTGATTAAAATGGCACggttccctccccttctccctggaGACAGCACCTTTGATTAGAAAAGTAACCGGGAgctcgccgtgttagtctgtgttctatcaaaacaaaccagcaggcatgcagcgctttaaagactagcaaaataatgtattaggcgatgagctttggtgggacagatatagatctgaagaagtgggtccgtcccaggaaagctcaacgcctaatacattattttgttagtctttaaagcggtactggactgctgctttgttttgattagAAAAGAGACAGATGGATAGAACAAGGcccacaacattttaaaaaaatcaaactagaATGTGCACAGAAAGAATTTTAAGTATCTTTCAAACCTCCTTTTTGTGGCTGTTAATTGTTACCGCTCCTGGTAGACAGCCACTTATTATTAGCCAGAGTAAGGGGACAActctcagagaggcagccgaaTTAGTCAGTGTCTTccaaaccaacaagaagtcctgtggcacctcataaactataTACTTATAAACTAACCGatagcccacgaaagctgatgctccagaataAGGAGTCAGTAACTCTCGGCAGGTTACATTAGGCCAAACATGAAGACAGCCCTAGGCAGACGAGCTGATGAGCGGAGCCTGACTTGTGGAGGTGAAGAGACTCTCACGCCCACCGCCAAGAGGGGCACCTCACAGAAGCAGAACCCACGAGGCTGCATTTTAAACGAGCCCCTTCTCAATAAAACGAAAGTGTCGCCGTATGGGCCCGGGGGATTAACCGAAGGAAAAAATGTTCAGCGTGAAACCACATACACCAGTACAGAGCCCTGTTCAGACCAGAAATATGGGACGGCTTACGATACTCCTCTGGTCTATTACTTTAAATGCTCCCCGAGGTGCGTGGGAACAATTCGTGCAAGCGATTTATAACGTTAGTCAATTTCACTGACTGAGCGCGTCTTTCTTAGATCTGGATTATCCACCAGCATTTGTGCAAGATTTATGGGCAGAGGCTTCCAGTAAAAATACTTCTCTAATATGGCTAAAACGATTAGAACTGCAAACGAATGACTCTTAACTCCCACCCTCTGTCACTTCGCTGTATTTACGAGGACACAGCATCGCCCTGGGTAATCGCTTTGCTGTCTACCCTCCTACAATGCGCCCTCTAGCCCCAGATAAGCCCCTCCAGAAGAACGAAGTCTTTGTTTTAAGGAATTAAAAGCCAGATCTCTCCGCTTCCTCTGAGATTTCCGCCGCGATCGCTTGAACACAAAGAAGGAAACCAATGAAtcttgtctgtctgtcctgctAGATGTGGCGCTTAGGCGGGGAACTGGCAGCTCTTGTAGCGAGGACACAAGCTGACAGTCATTTGCGCTGCCCCGTGGCGCTGGGGGAGAAGCTCCTGGATGTATGTTCGTGTTTCGAGCAAAGTTCCCACGGGCTGGCGCCCTGTTCAACTCGAGCCCGGCCTTTGCAAGCAACAAGCAGAACCCGGCTGGTTGGAGGCGGTGCGGCGCAGGAGCTCGGGGCCTTTCAAAGGCTCTGCGGGGCGGGGAAGGACCAGGACCCCCAGCTAACGCGCGTGTGACTTATAATTTGTTCCCTGGCTCGCACTCAAGGCTGCCCGGCTCGAGCCCAGCGCCCGGAAGGGGCGTTTGTATTTTCAAAAGATGGTTAAAAACCAAGAGCGGGTAATTGCTCCCCCGCGGCTCTGGGCTCGCCAACCTCCAGCGTGGTAAAATCCCAGGGCCCCTCCAGCTCCGGCTGAAGTCAAAGGAGAGGCACAAAGTGCTGGGCCGAGCCTCCGCTGGGGACACAGGAGCAACCAAACGGTCCGAGCCTGCACCTGTGAAACAGAGGGGGGCTCGGTGGCTGGCGCAGGGAGCGATCGAGCGAGCCCGAGCTGTCCCTCCGCGAGCTAATTGTGCACACAGCCTTTGAAAGCCCTGTGCTCCCCGTCCTTGCACAAAAGCGGCCTGCAGCACACGGCGTGTGTGCGGAAATGCACGGCGGGTGTGGCTGCGAAAGGGAGAGCGAGGGGGTGCTTTTATATATTCCCTTCTACACTCGAATCACGTACGAATAACTGCACCGGACACCATAGATCTAAAACAACATACTTGGGTGTGTGTCTATATTACACAAACACGCCTatggaatcaaaacaaaaaagcggtccagtagcactttaaagactaacaaaatactttattaggtgatgagctttcctgggccagACTCACTTCTCCAGACTGGTcaggctatgagctgaagaagtgggtctgtcccacgataactcacctactaaattatgttgttagtctttaaagtgctactggacagcttttttgttttgatactgtatcgactaacacggctccttctgtGTTACTACGCCTATAGAATTGTATTTCACACACGGGCGTGTGCAGAACATTTATAAGATGACATGAAATACAGAACATAATTTATGTTATGTACTCGTGCCATCTTATAAATGTCTTCTGATAAATTGAAACTATATGAATTATATGTCATGTATTTCATGCCATCTAATAAATGTCATGTACACATACTTGTGTGAAATAAAATTCTATAGGCGTCtttgtatatatatacacacacacaaagtgtgttgTTTTAGATTTATAGTGTTCTATGCAGTTAATGTGTGTGATAGAACATGGTCACATGCTGTTTAGAATATTGtgatatctatatctatacctatatatctatatctatatttatACAATATACATATTACAATATATTactatatatatagagagagagatgatAAATATAGATAAAGATTCGGAGGATATTGTATTCAAACAGAGCAATTTAATACACAGGAGACAGACAAGCTGTGTCTGCCCGTGTACAGAGTTACTACAATCATCGCTGTTCTTGGGGATTATTCCATAGATACCAATTTCCGTACATGCGTGCGGGGACGCGCGCAGTGGGCCATTCCCACGTGTTTATAAATTGCGCGCCGGCGGAGCAGTGGCCGCGCGGAGATACGCGCTGTTCCGCTCCATGGATAGCCAGATCCAGGCGCTGGacggcctccagccagtgggccAGGCCTCAGAGAGGCGCTCGGGCCCAGCAGTGCAGCGCACGCTGGGCCGCGGGGGCTGGACTCCTTGCGCGGGGGCGCAGATCTGCGCGGCTCCGCGCGGGGACAAGGGCGCGCTCCGTTCTCCGAGCTCCGCCGCCCCGGAGCCGGTGACCCTCTGGCACCTGCGTGGCTGCGGGTAGGAAGGCGGCTGGAGCCAGGCGGTGGCGGAGGGGAAGCGCGGGCCATGAAGCGCCGCTCTCGGGGGGGCTGCGGAGCAGGGACACGTTTTCCCCCAGCCTTGGCTCGGGTCACCGGCAtgtaccccccgccccgcctccgcGCGCTCCCCCTTACCTTCCCGGGCGGGGTGCTTGAAGGCCACGGCCGCGCTCAGCTCTCCCCCGTGGACCGTCACTCCGGGCCCGTGGTGCGCCAGTGGGCCGCCTTGCGCCTGCCAGTGGTGGCCCGGGGAGATGTAGCCCGCCCCGGGGCCGGCGTAGACCCCGTGCTGGTTGGAAGCGGGGTAGGCGCAGGCCGGCAAGAAGCTGCTGACCGTGGAGAGGCCGGGGGCAGGCTGCGGAGGGAAGGGGAGACCCTAAGTCATTGCTAAGCCCTGGCTGGGTAGCGCCCAGCGCCCGCGCCAGCCCGCTTCGGTTCATCTGCAGCAGCCGGCGTGTGGACAGGACTCGCCCGTTCAGCCGGGGGCTGCGCTGGGTTCTCGGACCGCCcaagggagaggaggcagggaaagAAAACGGGCAGGTGGGGAGCCTTCCCGCGGCCTTGAAGCCTCATTAGCTGCCCCGGAACGCAGTTAAATTGACACGGGTAAATGACCCAGCAGGGCTGTTCTGGCCTCCCGGAATTCAACGCctcgggggtgtgggggtggaaagGGTGTTTACACACGCGCCCAGGCGCCCGTGTAAACACACGCTTGTGGAAGCCGAGGCTGTGAACAAATAATTGTGTCCCCCCGTTGATTCCTGCCCGGCCCCCAGTGCTAGGCTGGCGCCCTCGCGTGtgccccgcacacacacacacacacacacacacacacacggaccgCGTCGGGCGCCTTCAATGCGCCAAACATTTCCCCATCCCGCCCTGGCAAACTTCCTCCAACGAGCGATCCCCGGATCCCCCCCAAAGACGCGGGGGGTCTCATTCACGGCCTCCCCGCCGCCCGCGGCTGAGTGCCCGGCGGGAAGATGTTACCTGGGGGTATTTAATGTCCGCTTCCGCAGCAGCTTTGTCGAACCCATTGACTCCCTGGGCGGGAGGGAAGGCCGTCCTGTTCACCCCCGGCCAGTCTTCCACTTTTGGAGGGTAGGCAgagccctctgtcccagccagagGCCCTGCGGCGGAAGAGATCGCAGGAGAGGTCCGCAGCCGCCGGGACAGAGCCTGCCTCTTACCCACGGCCTCCCTGGAGCCGGCCACCCCGCGCCGGCCTAGCCCGCCACCCGGGATCCCTAAGCGCCAGGTGCTGCGATCCTGCTCCGGACGGGGCCGGCAAGGGTGGAGGACAGCAGCAAGACAGGGGCTGCTCCGCTTTGGTGCAGGGAGCTCACCCGAGCAGCAGTGGGGTCCCCGGGCACCCGGCTCTCCAAGCGCCCGCGGCTGCGGGGCCTTTTCAGGCGGCTTTGCTCGGGGATTAGCTGACCAAGCTGACCCTTGGACGGCCTCTCTCCGCTTCACAGAGAGGGGAAAGTTTCTTCTCCCCTTTCTGCAGCCTCGGCCAGAGGCCCCGCAACTCGCCCACCTTTGGGGGAGGGCTCGCGCCCGGCTGCCCGAAGCCGGCGGGCCCGCGGGCCGGGCAGCTTGCTTGGCAAACGTGAGAGCCCCTCACGCAAGCGTCGGATACATGGGGCTGCGGAGGGGGATGCGGTAGCTCAGATCTGCCTGGTTACGAAAACTGCGTAGCGGAGAAGGAAGGCGGGAGGGGGTGAGAAAACACCAGCTCCCTTGGGCTGACGAGGCGTAAATTTGCTCTCAATGCAGCGGGGACTCATTCTCCGCCGCCTCCTTGCAAAACCCCGGCTCCTAGGAACTTGCCTGCCTCCTTCTCGGGGACAATTCCCAGCCGGAAAGGCGGGTGGCTGATGGGCTGAGCTGCGGCGTTGGAAAGGACGCAAGGCCATTTGCCCCAAACGCTGCGTTTGGAAGCCAAGTGGAAGCGGGTATGAATGGAGCCAGTGCCGGGTGGGACACATCAAAGGGGGAGAGATTTGCCCAACAGACTCCGATCGCATTGGCCAGCTCAGACGTGCCCGGGGAAGTGTTTCTATCAAGCGTTTGTTGGGGTCGCCAATGGAGGGGTATTCTAGCTCGCGCGCCAATGCTTATTATTTTCCTTTGCTGGGGGGAATTTTATTAGCAAAAAGAagaaatcctggggcaccttatagacgaacggatattttggagccgaaacttccgtgggcaaagaaAGTTTcggctccaaaatatccgttcgtctataaggtgccccaggatttcttgttgcttttatgAGCAAATTCTAGGGGAGAAGGGACGACATTTTCTGACAACGACTCAGCTCCATGTCTGCGAGCTTGGCTTAGCTCTGGCCAGAAGGAGGTCGCGATAGGAACGCGCCGCATTGATGTGCCGGGGATGGAGTTCAGAACTCCGAGTCTGCGGCTGGAAATCTCCTCTCCTGGCGAACATATTTTCGACGTTTTTCATAAAAAGCTCACGACGTGGCTCGCGTTGCGGCAGCGGCCCGCGGGGTTCTTTCTGCGGCCCTTTTAGCCATGGTTTTCTCCCAGATTTTTTAacatatatattaaatatatatatatatatatatatacggtTAAAGGGGCTTTTTCGAAGCTACCAATCGTAGTAGGTGCCTCCATTTTGGGGTGCCCCCCAAAGGGGGGCGGGGGTTCAGAAAGCGCCGAGCACCCGCCTGCTGAAGCCCACCCCCCAAATGGAGGCACCCCAAACCAGGTGTCTCTTGGCCCACGCTGCGCTCAGGGGAAACACCCCTCCCTGTCCAGCCCCGCACACCCCGGAGTAGTTACATCTCTGACCTGTTTGCTCCATGAAGGTCCGGATACCCAGGATGTTGCTGACGGAGTGAGCCGAGGGCCAGGACCTGGGGATGCTGACATGTCCCGCTGTGACCGACACTCCCGGGTGGCTGCCCATTTTGGTCCCAGAggaggccatggggctgggataGGGGTACTGGTAAATGTGGTTGTAGGGCAGCGTGGGCTGCTGGGGCGGCTGCTTGCTGTCGTAGAGGCCGGGCTGGGAGAGGTTCCCGATTTTGTTCCTTAAAATCCTGCTGATGGAGCTGACGGAGGGCACGTTGTACTTATCACACACCCCGTCGGCCAGCAGCCGGTCGCGGATCTCCCACGCGAAGATGCCCGGGTCGCCTTGCTTGTAATCGCGGATGTGCTTCACCACGTTGGGGGTGGTGACCCGCGGCTTGCTGCCGCCGATGGCCCCCGGTAAGATGGAGCCCGTCTCGTTGTAGCGGGCCAGGATTTTACTCACGCAGCCGTGCGAGACGCGCAGCTGGCGGCTGATGTCGCAGGGCCGGATCCCCAGCTGGGCCAGCTCCACGATCCGCAAGCGGATGGCGTTGGGCAGGGGTCTCCCGTTGACGAAGACGCCTCCCAGCTGGTTCACTTCGCCGTAGGTTTGCTCTGGcgcgggggcggcggggaggggtggaggggaggggagggggagaagaacgAATTAGCCCCCAAGGTTCCAAAAGAGAACGTTGTGTAGCCAGGCCCGGCGCGCGCGcccggctgggggggcagagcgtTCTCCCCGGGTGGGGGGACCCAGGCGGCGAGCCCCCCAGGTGAGGGGCCAGCGCCGCACGGGAGCGGGCCAATCCCCCCCGCTGTAGGGCCGTCGCGAAGCGAAACTGCGCCCCCGGAGCCCCGCCGGGCTGCCGCTGCCTGCCCACCCGCCGTGCGGAGAGGGACCCCGCCCGCAGCGCCTTACCCATCGCCCGCACGGAGCCCCGCGCCTCGCCCGCTCGGCCGCTGGCCCTGCCCGCCGCCGGTCCTGGCTTCCCCGGGGCAGGCGCGGAGACATAGAGGGGGGCAGCCCGCCAGCGCCGGCCCGGCTCGGCGGGAGacgagcccagccccctggctccggctccggctccggcctCGCGGCGGCTCCCGGGACAGTTTCAAAGGCGGCCGGGGACTCGCGCCCAGGCGCTCTTCATCCGAGCCGGGGGGACCGGCCCTGCCGTTCGCTCCGATCACTTTGACGTGTCTCCCACGTCAATCCCCGTGGTCACGCCGGCGTTGGCATTTCATTGGTTCCCGGCCTTGCGAACGGGCAAAGGCTGCCGCGGGACTGGTCCCCCTTTCCGCCTCTCCCCACTGGTCCTCTCCCGGAGCTGCGGAGACCGCAGTGTCAGCGGCGCAGCGGGCTGGCTGCTGCCAAAGGCAGgatgagccccctcccctccgctcCCACCCCTGAGGTGCGGCCAGAGCCCCGGGCCGCTGGGGAGGGAATCCTGTTGCTAAggatcatggggtgggggagggaaagtggTGACagcggtttaaaaaaaaaatcaggtgtcacCGAGGAATTACACTCGCTTTTAAGCCTGAGCATGGGGGAGATCCTATAAAGCTCGGGTGAGTGTGGCTGGCTGAAAAGGAAATATGTTTTCAGAAGCCTGCGGCTGATTAGCTCCAGAACTGGTTGGACTGAAATTAGGGGCTAAGCTAGGAACTAAATCTCCAGCGTCCCCAAGCTCAGTAGCTAGAACTGGTGAGACGCCAGAGCTGTAAGCCCGCGAGAGCTCGCTGCAGGTCACCTgcccacacccagccagaccTCACTCAGGCACAACTCCTGTGGATTGAAATTGCCTTTGCCTGGGTGAAGGGCGCAGGCAGGGGAGGTTTGAAAATCAAGACGCACAGACATTTGCGACTTAAATCCCATCATGGGACAGTTCCTTGTGAAGTATCAGTTTACCAGGGAGAATTTTGGGGGTATAAAGTGCCCCAGGAAAACTCACGACCTACtcaatttattagtctctaaggtgccatgggactgcttCTATGGAAGCGGTCAGATCGCCTGTTGTCTAAGCTGACCAAGCTTGCGACTAAAGGCAGACCCTGCAGTTCAAACTCCCCCTGCCCAGGGGAACAATGGAATCACGCCCCTAACTGTGTTTTCAGTCTTCTTTGAGTCCTTTTATGCAACATTTTCATTTGGTCAGAGCGCAAACGGAGCGCTCTTTTCTTGTATGGCTTTTAAAATATTCCCATCACAAAGTTATTAAAGTTGGTCAGGGGTAAATGAAACAGCGATTTCCCCAAATAAAGCCACTTTCCGTCTCTCCTGGGACGGCTGAGAAGGAACGCGCAGCCCATTAGGGTCGGAGGTTTCTCTTCAATACCGAAGTTAAAGCTCCAAACCCAAAATAATTACACTGCTATTTCATCAGCATTGGGAAGGGCTCACAAACGGAATCCGGATCAACGAATTTTCTTTCAGCATGTTTCCTAGGAGCATTTGCGATTTTGAAGCCACTAAATCCTGTTGACTCCTAATGCAGAGGCTAGCCGGGAAAACTAGTCACTGGAACGTAAAGAGTCGGAACGTTCCATAAAGGAGCTGGAAAGTTCTAAACCTTCAATCTCACAGGAAACTAACACCCGTTTGACATTCTACGCACTTCTCGCGCGCACCTGGGGTCGCCCGCGGTGCTCTTTTAATAGGGCACCAACCAACCAGCGAGGGCCATTTGTCAGGTACTCTGTGTAACACATGCAGTTATTTTGCTCGCGGAGgctcacagatggaaaagatcagaACGGAGCAAGATAACAGCCTGCCTCTGACCCTTTTACCCTGGCTTGCTTGACCAAAAAGAATCCTTAAGTAGTAAACAGCATATATTCCGATGCCAATTACTAAAGAAGGGGAGTAATAAATTACAAACGCGCGATCGGAGCTTTCAGATCaatgaaaaatgtaaaaaacCTCGCCGGGCGGACAGAGAAAATCTAATCTTTGTCTGCATGGAGCTGTCGCGCGTCCAGGGCACTGGACCGCGCAGAGAAAGTACTAACAGCGCTGCTTAATTATCGCGGACACGATGGAGTGGATGTATACTCCTCCGCCCCTATAAGTAAAAAGTTGCGCGGCTTCATTGCTACTAAATATTGGCCAGTGAATCCCGCGCGGGTTCGAGATGCAAAGTGAGAAGGGAATCGGAACAGGACGAAATAACCTGAATCCTCCGCTCCCGTTTCGTTTGAAGGGCCTTTTAATTCGTCTAACTTCACTTGAAACTTTGAATTCCCGCCTTTGAAAGCCAGAGGCTGGTTCTCAAAGGATTTCCCTCCCCGTCGAAGTTTTAGGCAGTGAAAAATTTCAGCGCAGGCGGTTGTGGAAAACAAACGGCGGAGTAAAGCCCCGCGCATCTCGAGGGTGCGTGGGGGGGTGAGAAAGATGGTGCTTCCCTCGGATTTAGTTTAACGACTACGATTTTAATCTCTAGGCAACTCCCACTATTACTGTCGGGATTACGCTGCTCTCTGGGGAATGTTTCCTTCGCTCGGGTTTGGCGTTTGCGTTTATACTGATGCTCCTTCTCCCAAAAGAATAGACTGGGGCGATTTAAGCGCTTTTGTATTTTGAAGATCCAGTAAAGCGCGCTGGGCCTCCTGGCCAGCTGATCGGTTATTTAGTTGCCCCAAGGAGGGCGAATAATCGGCCGCGGCGCCATACATTGCGGTCTCAGCCCATTTCCACCGAGCCCCGGCTGTGAGCGGGGCTGAAAAGCGAGGGGTCATTTATGCTACACGGTACAGGGGTTGCTTCTTGCAGGGAGCAGCCGCCGAGACCGCCCGGGACAGCTCCGCAAAAAGCTAACCCTTTGTCTCCCTCTGTTGGGAGTATCCGGGAGCGGGTGTCCAGCCGGCCGAAGTGGGGGCCGCGCTTTCGGCCGGACAGTCACCTGGCAGGAAGGCCGAGAAGGAAAACAGCGGAGGGCACTGACCGGCTGGATAGTAAACCCCGCCAGCGGGACCCGCCCAAGGCAGCTCTTTGTACCTAACGCAGCGGTAGTGAAAAGGGGGAGGCGGAGAGAAGGAACCCCCGGGACCACGCTGCGGTCTGGCGTCTCTGCTCTCCGCTAATGACGCGGATTTCCCTCCCTCGGTCCACGCGAGAAAGGGCTGAAAAACCAcgcgggtgggggggtgggggagctgttcTGCAAGAGACCGAACCGAGAGAAGGGGGATCGAGCGCGGGTTCCGAACTGGTCTGACGCCCCTGGGAGATATCTCCCCGCAGGAGAATACGGGGCTAGGGGCATCGGTTCGGTACTGGCGCTCGGGGGCCTCCCCACCCAGTGTTTAGTGCAAACACGGGGCTGGCTCCCGAGCAGGGCCGTGGCTTTGCTAACACCTCGCAGCTGGAAATGTTCCTTTTGTCCGACCGGGGAAGGTAACAGAGCAGACGGCGCGCACTGGGCACAGACAAACAAAGCGCGCGGGAGACATTACAAAGCGCGCGGGAGACACAACAGGCGGCGGCTCCCGAGCTTTCCAGTGCCGGGGCCGCACTTCAGCGAGACAAACAAACCCAGGGC encodes the following:
- the PAX1 gene encoding paired box protein Pax-1 translates to MGKALRAGSLSARRVGRQRQPGGAPGAQFRFATALQRGGLARSQQTYGEVNQLGGVFVNGRPLPNAIRLRIVELAQLGIRPCDISRQLRVSHGCVSKILARYNETGSILPGAIGGSKPRVTTPNVVKHIRDYKQGDPGIFAWEIRDRLLADGVCDKYNVPSVSSISRILRNKIGNLSQPGLYDSKQPPQQPTLPYNHIYQYPYPSPMASSGTKMGSHPGVSVTAGHVSIPRSWPSAHSVSNILGIRTFMEQTGPLAGTEGSAYPPKVEDWPGVNRTAFPPAQGVNGFDKAAAEADIKYPQPAPGLSTVSSFLPACAYPASNQHGVYAGPGAGYISPGHHWQAQGGPLAHHGPGVTVHGGELSAAVAFKHPAREAVDRKPPSPVGKSQETLNNIHGLAIPASSS